Proteins encoded by one window of Chromobacterium violaceum ATCC 12472:
- a CDS encoding inorganic phosphate transporter codes for MLDLFSGLDTHVAITLMLSLGFVLAFEFINGFHDTANAVATVIYTQSMKPRLAVFYSGVCNFLGVMSGGLAVAYAIVHLLPVDLLISVNTSRGMAMVFALLAAAILWNLGTWYLGLPASSSHTLIGAILGVGVANSFINHTSLSHGINWGKAIDVGASLLVSPIAGAVMAGLIVILLRRFRPRSNVHKTPYQRQQVEGRKHPPFWTRFMLIVSAMGVSFAHGSNDGQKGVGLVMLVLIGIVPAKFVLNLDSTPYQLERTRDAAQHLQQFYQRHEADLSKIIVKSNSTSQYECHPQQTVATADQLLKLMGDGNDYHTLSASQRWDVRTQLLCLDDAAKKAADLPKLSSDDKQLLSNLRKDLTTTTEYAPTWVIVAVALALGIGTMIGWRRVVKTVGEGIGKKDMTYAQGVAAQTTAAVSIGLASWFGFPVSTTHVLSSGVAGTMIADKAGLQMSTVRSIALAWLFTLPASMALAAGLYYLAAQWF; via the coding sequence ATGCTGGACCTGTTTTCCGGGCTCGATACCCATGTAGCCATCACGCTGATGCTTTCGCTGGGCTTCGTGCTCGCATTTGAGTTCATCAACGGTTTTCACGACACCGCCAACGCCGTCGCCACCGTCATCTACACCCAGTCGATGAAGCCGCGCCTCGCCGTGTTCTATTCCGGCGTCTGCAACTTCCTCGGCGTGATGAGCGGCGGCTTGGCCGTCGCCTACGCCATCGTCCACCTGCTGCCGGTGGATCTGTTGATCTCGGTGAACACCAGCCGCGGCATGGCCATGGTATTCGCGCTGCTCGCCGCCGCCATCCTGTGGAACCTGGGCACCTGGTATCTGGGCCTGCCCGCCTCGTCCAGCCACACGCTGATCGGCGCCATCCTGGGCGTCGGCGTGGCCAACAGCTTCATCAACCACACCTCGCTGTCCCACGGCATCAACTGGGGCAAGGCAATCGACGTCGGCGCCTCGCTGTTGGTGTCGCCGATCGCCGGCGCGGTGATGGCCGGCCTGATCGTCATCCTGCTGCGGCGCTTCCGCCCGCGCAGCAACGTCCACAAGACGCCGTACCAGCGCCAGCAAGTCGAAGGCCGCAAGCATCCGCCGTTCTGGACCCGCTTCATGCTGATCGTGTCGGCGATGGGCGTCAGCTTCGCCCACGGCTCCAACGACGGCCAGAAGGGCGTCGGCCTGGTGATGCTGGTGCTGATCGGCATCGTGCCGGCCAAGTTCGTGCTGAACCTGGACAGCACGCCGTACCAGCTGGAGCGCACCCGCGACGCGGCGCAGCACCTGCAGCAGTTCTACCAGCGCCATGAGGCCGACCTGTCCAAGATCATCGTCAAGTCGAACAGCACCAGCCAGTACGAGTGCCACCCGCAGCAGACCGTGGCCACCGCCGACCAGCTGCTGAAACTGATGGGCGACGGCAACGATTACCACACCCTCAGCGCCTCGCAGCGCTGGGACGTGCGCACCCAGCTCCTGTGCCTGGACGACGCCGCCAAGAAGGCCGCCGACCTGCCCAAGCTGTCGTCCGACGACAAGCAGCTGCTGAGCAATCTGCGCAAGGACCTGACCACCACCACCGAATACGCGCCCACCTGGGTGATCGTCGCCGTGGCCTTGGCGCTGGGCATCGGCACCATGATAGGCTGGCGCCGCGTGGTGAAGACCGTGGGCGAAGGCATAGGCAAGAAGGACATGACCTACGCCCAGGGCGTGGCCGCGCAGACCACCGCCGCCGTCTCCATCGGCCTGGCCAGCTGGTTCGGCTTCCCGGTGTCCACCACCCATGTGCTGTCCAGCGGCGTGGCCGGCACCATGATCGCCGACAAGGCCGGCCTGCAGATGAGCACCGTGCGCTCCATCGCGCTGGCCTGGCTGTTCACGCTGCCGGCCTCGATGGCCCTGGCCGCCGGCCTGTACTACCTGGCGGCGCAGTGGTTCTGA
- the pstB gene encoding phosphate ABC transporter ATP-binding protein PstB, with protein sequence MTTMTSTASKLEVRDLNFFYGNFHALKGIQLEIAPRKVTAFIGPSGCGKSTLLRTFNRMYELYPGLRAEGEIMLDGQNILGRDIDVNLLRAKVGMVFQKPTPFPMSIYDNITFGVKLYEKLSKGEMEDRVEWALRKAALWDEVKDKLKQSGNSLSGGQQQRLCIARAVASKPEVLLLDEPTSALDPISTAHIEELIHELKEDYTIAIVTHNMQQAARVSDYTAYMYLGELVEFGNTDTIFTTPQKKATEDYITGKFG encoded by the coding sequence ATGACAACCATGACCAGCACCGCCTCCAAGCTCGAGGTCCGCGACCTGAACTTCTTCTACGGCAACTTCCACGCGCTGAAGGGCATTCAGCTGGAGATCGCGCCGCGCAAGGTGACCGCCTTCATCGGCCCGTCCGGCTGCGGCAAGTCGACGCTGCTGCGCACCTTCAACCGCATGTACGAGCTCTACCCCGGCCTGCGCGCCGAGGGCGAGATCATGCTGGACGGCCAGAACATCCTGGGGCGCGACATCGACGTCAACCTGCTGCGCGCCAAGGTGGGCATGGTGTTCCAGAAGCCGACGCCGTTCCCGATGTCGATCTACGACAACATCACTTTCGGCGTGAAGCTGTATGAGAAGCTGTCCAAGGGCGAGATGGAGGACCGCGTCGAGTGGGCGCTGCGCAAGGCCGCGCTGTGGGACGAGGTGAAGGACAAGCTCAAGCAGTCGGGCAACTCGCTGTCCGGCGGCCAGCAGCAACGGCTGTGCATCGCGCGCGCGGTGGCCTCCAAACCGGAAGTGCTGCTCTTGGACGAGCCGACCTCGGCGCTGGACCCGATCTCCACCGCCCACATCGAAGAGCTGATCCACGAACTGAAAGAGGATTACACCATCGCCATCGTCACCCATAACATGCAGCAGGCGGCGCGGGTGTCCGACTACACCGCCTACATGTATCTGGGCGAGCTGGTGGAGTTCGGCAACACCGACACCATCTTCACCACCCCGCAGAAGAAGGCGACCGAGGACTACATCACCGGCAAATTCGGCTGA
- the pstA gene encoding phosphate ABC transporter permease PstA has protein sequence MNDALRTAPASGLKQDSAVYRRRRLTNRLTMVASILTMAFGLFWLFWILITLLQHGLSGINWQVFTESTPPPGSAGGLANAIYGSLVMTGFGTLFGTPIGILAGIYLAEFGQRGWLAPATRFINDILLSAPSIVIGLFVYEVYVVSVGHFSGWAGSFALAILVIPVVVRTTENMLRLVPGSLREAAAALGAPQWKVTLTVTLRAAKAGVLTGILLAVARISGETAPLLFTALNNQFFNSNMNQPMANLPIVIFQFAMSPYEDWHQLAWAGSLLITFSVLALNIVARWMGGRKNQSN, from the coding sequence ATGAACGACGCCTTGCGCACCGCCCCCGCCTCCGGCCTGAAGCAGGACAGCGCCGTCTACCGCCGGCGCCGGCTGACCAACCGCCTGACCATGGTCGCCTCCATCCTGACCATGGCCTTCGGCCTGTTCTGGCTGTTCTGGATCCTGATCACGCTGCTGCAGCATGGTCTGTCCGGCATCAACTGGCAGGTGTTCACCGAAAGCACGCCGCCGCCGGGATCCGCCGGCGGCCTGGCCAACGCCATCTACGGCAGCCTGGTGATGACCGGCTTCGGCACGCTGTTCGGCACGCCGATCGGCATCCTGGCCGGCATCTACCTGGCCGAGTTCGGCCAGCGCGGCTGGCTGGCGCCGGCCACCCGCTTCATCAACGACATCCTGCTGTCGGCGCCCTCCATCGTGATCGGCCTGTTCGTGTACGAGGTGTACGTGGTGTCGGTCGGACACTTTTCCGGCTGGGCCGGCTCCTTCGCGCTGGCCATCCTGGTGATCCCGGTGGTGGTGCGCACCACCGAGAACATGCTGCGCCTGGTGCCGGGCAGCCTGCGCGAAGCCGCCGCCGCGCTGGGCGCGCCGCAATGGAAGGTGACGTTGACCGTGACGCTGCGCGCGGCCAAGGCCGGCGTGCTCACCGGCATCCTGCTGGCCGTGGCGCGCATTTCCGGCGAAACCGCGCCGCTGCTGTTCACCGCGCTGAACAACCAGTTCTTCAACAGCAATATGAACCAGCCGATGGCCAACCTGCCCATCGTGATCTTCCAGTTCGCGATGAGCCCCTACGAGGACTGGCACCAGCTGGCCTGGGCCGGCTCGCTGCTGATCACCTTCAGCGTCCTCGCCCTGAACATCGTCGCCCGCTGGATGGGCGGCCGCAAGAATCAATCGAATTAA
- the pstC gene encoding phosphate ABC transporter permease subunit PstC → MHKLSNEQQLGRQQLLDKTFRVTTRCFAFLVLALLVGILLSLLAGAMPAIKGFGWSFLFNTDWDPVQGKFGAVVPIFGTLATSFIALLIGVPVSFGIALFLTELCPTWLKRPLGIAVELLAGIPSIIYGMWGLFVFAPFFADHIQPWIIDHLGEAPLIGFLFQGAPMGIGLFTAGLILAIMVIPFIASVMRDVFEVVPTMLKESAYGLGSTTWEVVRHVVLPYTKTGVVGGIMLGLGRALGETMAVTFVIGNSTRFSTSLFEPGNSIASSLANEFAEANGDLYMGSLIELGLILFFITFVVLSCSKLLLLRLKKQEGKPS, encoded by the coding sequence ATGCATAAACTGAGCAATGAGCAGCAGCTGGGGCGCCAGCAGCTGCTGGACAAAACCTTCCGCGTGACCACCCGCTGCTTCGCCTTCCTGGTGCTGGCGCTGCTGGTGGGCATCCTTCTTTCGCTGCTGGCCGGCGCCATGCCCGCGATCAAGGGCTTCGGCTGGAGCTTCCTGTTCAATACCGACTGGGATCCGGTGCAGGGCAAATTCGGCGCCGTGGTGCCCATCTTCGGCACCCTGGCCACCTCCTTCATCGCCCTGCTGATCGGCGTGCCGGTCAGCTTCGGCATCGCGCTGTTCCTGACCGAGCTGTGCCCAACCTGGCTGAAGCGCCCGCTGGGCATCGCCGTCGAGCTGTTGGCCGGCATCCCGTCCATCATCTACGGCATGTGGGGCCTGTTCGTGTTCGCGCCCTTCTTCGCCGACCACATCCAGCCGTGGATCATCGACCACCTGGGCGAGGCCCCGCTGATCGGCTTCCTGTTCCAGGGCGCGCCGATGGGCATCGGCCTGTTCACCGCCGGCCTGATCCTGGCCATCATGGTGATCCCCTTCATCGCCTCGGTGATGCGCGACGTGTTCGAAGTGGTGCCGACCATGCTGAAGGAGTCGGCCTACGGCCTCGGCTCCACCACCTGGGAGGTGGTGCGCCACGTGGTGCTGCCCTACACCAAGACCGGCGTGGTCGGCGGCATCATGCTGGGCCTGGGCCGCGCGCTGGGCGAGACCATGGCCGTCACCTTCGTGATCGGCAACTCCACCCGCTTTTCCACCAGCCTGTTCGAGCCGGGCAACTCGATCGCCTCCTCGCTGGCCAACGAGTTCGCAGAGGCCAACGGCGACCTGTACATGGGCTCGCTGATCGAGCTGGGCCTGATCCTGTTCTTCATCACCTTCGTGGTGCTGTCCTGCTCCAAGCTGCTGCTGCTCCGCCTGAAGAAACAGGAAGGCAAGCCTTCCTGA
- the pstS gene encoding phosphate ABC transporter substrate-binding protein PstS, translating to MKQSVRLAAILGSTLIAGSVYAADITGAGATFPYPLYAKWAATYKGSTGNNMNYQSIGSGGGIKQIQSKTVDFGASDMPLKPEELEKAGLTQFPTVMGGVVPVYNIPGIAAGQIKFTGPLLADIYMGKVSKWNDAAIAKLNPGVKLPDQRISVVRRSDGSGTTFIFTNYLSKVSPEWAKDVGSNTAVSWKGSSVGGKGNEGVANYVSRIKGAIGYVEYAYAKQNKLAYGLLQNQAGAFVKPDEASFKAAAANADWKKAPGFYLLLTNQPGKASWPIAGATFILMHKKQDKPAQAAEVLKYFDWAYKNGDKTAQELDYIPMPDNVKGVIRTSWKQITDGSGKAVWN from the coding sequence ATGAAACAGTCTGTTCGTCTGGCCGCCATCCTGGGTTCCACGCTGATCGCAGGCTCGGTCTACGCGGCTGACATCACCGGCGCCGGCGCGACCTTCCCCTACCCGCTGTACGCCAAGTGGGCGGCGACGTACAAGGGCAGCACCGGCAACAACATGAACTACCAGTCCATTGGCTCCGGCGGCGGCATCAAGCAGATCCAGTCCAAGACCGTGGATTTCGGCGCCTCCGACATGCCGCTGAAGCCGGAAGAGCTGGAAAAGGCCGGCCTGACCCAGTTCCCGACCGTGATGGGCGGCGTGGTGCCGGTGTACAACATCCCGGGCATCGCCGCCGGCCAGATCAAGTTCACCGGCCCGCTGCTGGCCGACATCTACATGGGCAAGGTTTCCAAATGGAACGACGCCGCCATCGCCAAGCTGAACCCGGGCGTCAAGCTGCCTGACCAGCGCATCTCGGTGGTGCGCCGCTCCGACGGCTCCGGCACCACCTTCATCTTCACCAATTACCTGTCCAAGGTTTCGCCGGAATGGGCGAAAGACGTCGGCTCCAACACCGCCGTCAGCTGGAAGGGCAGCTCGGTCGGCGGCAAGGGCAACGAAGGCGTGGCCAACTACGTGTCGCGCATCAAGGGCGCCATCGGCTACGTCGAATACGCCTACGCCAAGCAGAACAAGCTGGCCTACGGCCTGCTGCAGAACCAGGCCGGCGCTTTCGTGAAGCCGGATGAGGCCTCGTTCAAGGCCGCCGCGGCCAACGCCGACTGGAAAAAGGCCCCGGGCTTCTACCTGCTGCTGACCAACCAGCCGGGCAAGGCCAGCTGGCCGATCGCCGGCGCCACCTTCATCCTGATGCACAAGAAGCAGGACAAGCCGGCCCAAGCCGCCGAAGTGCTGAAATACTTCGACTGGGCTTACAAGAACGGCGACAAGACCGCGCAGGAGCTGGACTACATTCCGATGCCCGACAATGTGAAGGGCGTGATCCGCACCAGCTGGAAACAGATCACCGACGGCAGCGGCAAGGCTGTCTGGAACTGA
- the tpiA gene encoding triose-phosphate isomerase, with product MSGKLVIGNWKMNTRGDSARQLAAALLADGQTNREGVGIAAPAVYLAALAEQLKGGKIALSSQDVSRFAADGAFTGEVSAAMLADVGCRYALVGHSERRQYFREDNAALLAKMRNAIAAGVTPVLCVGETLAQREAGDYLNVVREQLAILSDIADGEYVVAYEPVWAIGTGKVASLEQIAEIHAFIKNWCLQNAGGSAKIRVLYGGSVKAENAEAILATENVDGALVGGASLDADSFRVICQAAGKMI from the coding sequence ATGTCCGGCAAACTGGTGATTGGCAACTGGAAGATGAACACCCGCGGCGACAGCGCCCGACAGCTGGCGGCGGCCCTGCTGGCCGACGGGCAGACCAATCGCGAGGGCGTCGGCATCGCCGCTCCCGCCGTCTATCTGGCGGCGCTGGCCGAGCAGCTGAAGGGCGGCAAAATCGCCTTGTCCTCCCAGGACGTCAGCCGTTTCGCCGCCGACGGCGCGTTCACCGGCGAGGTGAGCGCCGCGATGCTGGCCGACGTCGGCTGCCGCTACGCGCTGGTCGGCCACTCCGAGCGCCGCCAGTATTTCCGCGAGGACAACGCGGCGCTGCTGGCCAAGATGCGCAACGCCATCGCCGCCGGCGTGACTCCGGTGCTGTGCGTCGGCGAGACGCTGGCGCAACGGGAGGCGGGCGATTATCTGAACGTGGTGCGGGAACAGCTTGCCATCCTGTCCGATATCGCCGATGGTGAATACGTCGTCGCCTACGAACCGGTATGGGCCATCGGCACCGGCAAGGTGGCGTCGCTTGAGCAGATCGCGGAGATCCATGCATTCATCAAAAATTGGTGCTTGCAAAACGCTGGCGGCTCCGCTAAGATTCGCGTCCTCTACGGCGGCAGTGTCAAAGCAGAGAATGCCGAAGCGATTCTGGCGACGGAAAACGTCGACGGAGCACTGGTCGGAGGAGCCTCTCTGGACGCCGATTCATTCAGAGTGATTTGCCAAGCCGCAGGAAAAATGATATAG
- the secG gene encoding preprotein translocase subunit SecG gives MELLKTLIWIVNLLSAASIIVLVLMQHGKGADMGAAFGSGSSGSLFGASGSANFLSRTTAVVAVVFFSTSMALVFLSGGGKSDLGVMGNGSKIEQVAPQIPAGAPNKNASGTASKIPE, from the coding sequence ATGGAACTTCTCAAGACGCTTATTTGGATTGTTAATCTGCTGTCCGCAGCATCTATCATCGTCCTTGTTCTGATGCAGCATGGCAAGGGTGCGGATATGGGTGCGGCCTTTGGTAGCGGCTCGTCCGGCAGTCTGTTCGGGGCGTCTGGTTCTGCGAATTTCTTGAGTAGAACGACTGCGGTTGTTGCCGTGGTGTTCTTCTCGACTTCCATGGCGCTGGTGTTTCTTTCCGGGGGTGGAAAGAGCGATCTCGGCGTGATGGGCAATGGCAGTAAGATTGAACAGGTTGCGCCGCAAATCCCGGCAGGCGCGCCTAATAAAAACGC